Proteins encoded in a region of the Stieleria neptunia genome:
- a CDS encoding glycoside hydrolase family 78 protein, whose product MKSFATFIASSLVTVCLTIHVSAIEPVQLRCEYVENPVGIDITTPRLSWQIASSERGQTQSAYRVTVASTAENLADNIGDLWDSGKVASDQTLFVEYAGQPLESRQQCFWTVQVWAPDESTPTTGKPASWSMGLLDDSDWSAQYISFRDDFPIHKDVKELHLPAARQYRREFSATKQVKRATIYATALGIYELHLNGTRVGDALFAPGWTDYRQRAYYNTYDVTNLVQSGDNAIGAWVADGWYSGYVGFGLLTGMGTEKTGRATYGKTPALMSQLEIEYTDGTRQVIATDETWKVTGDGPIQEADLLMGESYDARKELDGWATAGFDDSRWQSAILAIDNGSQSATFFQRRNPTKPGGGVKNLGAQRDLGFKRPKLEAFPGVPVRVTEEIPAKHVTEREPGTFVFDLKQNFAGTIRLKVKGETGQRIQIRYGEMLHPDGRLMTENLRKARATDFYTCNGDPDGEIYVPRFTFHGFQFVEVANFPGQPSLDTVTGLVLHSDTPLTSEFECSDPMVNQLFKNVVWTQRSNFLDLPTDCPQRDERMGWTGDAQAYVATAAYNADIGAFYTKWLRELMESQRPSGAFPGYAPFPFQHGWDFGTAWADAGVICPWTIWQFYGDTRVIDDCWQPMTRFMRWRKRTSVGDLGITHGNAWGDWLAQGAETPLDYIDTIYYAISARMMSEMADATGRQSEAQAYRTQFEKTKAAFQAKYLNDDGSINVNTQTAHALALFADLVPQDQRASTGQHLATMLGENGNHMATGFLGTRPLLPVLSASGQHDLATFLLQSREFPSWGYEIANGATTIWERWDSYTKEDAFGRHNAAMNSFSHYAFGAVCEWMFATLAGIQSDGPGFKKIIIRPTPPSPGSNAMHEPIHWVRASYQSIRGTIRSDWKLADGRFHLSVSVPANTTATVYLPTSDTGSITESGNPLKGHRHVSVLRSDANVAVLVVASGSYEFSATSGIAPASVALKTSQPKDNSINPNGIDLSDATKLASWDFTKPSDLAKWAERKSVEIRQRGGKAFLLATGEDSQMAARLGTPASGKLVIELRAMPARGATSQFFWAQPGRGFNGQQQSKRTLRESDQLNAYLFLIPGEQRVGKIRFDPFATYDRYADVGEMLIESISVYQLAQ is encoded by the coding sequence TTGAAGTCCTTTGCAACTTTCATCGCGTCATCGCTCGTCACCGTTTGCTTGACAATCCATGTCAGCGCGATCGAACCCGTGCAGCTGCGGTGCGAATACGTCGAGAACCCTGTGGGGATTGACATCACCACGCCGCGTCTGAGCTGGCAAATCGCATCCAGCGAACGTGGTCAAACGCAGTCAGCCTACCGTGTCACCGTGGCATCCACCGCCGAAAACCTCGCGGATAACATCGGGGATCTTTGGGACTCGGGAAAAGTGGCTTCCGATCAGACGCTCTTCGTTGAATATGCAGGACAGCCGCTTGAGAGTCGCCAGCAGTGTTTTTGGACGGTGCAGGTGTGGGCCCCCGATGAATCCACTCCGACGACCGGCAAACCAGCTTCGTGGTCGATGGGACTGTTGGACGACTCGGATTGGTCCGCCCAATACATCAGTTTTCGCGATGATTTCCCGATCCACAAGGACGTCAAAGAGCTTCACCTTCCTGCGGCAAGACAATATCGCAGAGAATTTTCCGCGACCAAACAAGTCAAGCGTGCGACGATCTACGCAACCGCACTCGGCATCTATGAATTGCATCTCAACGGTACCCGCGTCGGCGATGCCTTGTTTGCCCCCGGTTGGACCGACTACCGACAACGTGCCTATTACAACACCTACGACGTCACCAACTTGGTTCAATCCGGTGACAACGCGATCGGCGCCTGGGTCGCCGACGGCTGGTACAGCGGCTATGTCGGCTTCGGCTTGCTGACGGGAATGGGAACGGAGAAGACCGGTCGCGCAACGTACGGCAAAACGCCCGCGCTGATGTCGCAACTGGAAATCGAGTACACCGACGGGACAAGACAAGTCATCGCGACCGATGAGACCTGGAAGGTCACCGGCGATGGACCGATTCAAGAAGCCGACTTGCTGATGGGCGAATCCTATGACGCTCGAAAAGAACTGGATGGATGGGCGACGGCCGGATTTGATGACAGTCGCTGGCAGTCGGCAATCCTTGCCATAGACAACGGCAGCCAATCCGCAACGTTTTTTCAGCGTCGTAACCCGACGAAGCCGGGCGGGGGTGTGAAGAATCTGGGTGCCCAACGGGACCTCGGCTTCAAGCGTCCCAAACTGGAAGCCTTCCCCGGTGTGCCCGTTCGGGTGACGGAAGAGATTCCGGCCAAGCACGTCACGGAGCGTGAGCCGGGGACGTTCGTGTTCGATCTCAAACAGAATTTCGCGGGCACGATTCGGCTGAAGGTCAAAGGCGAAACCGGCCAACGGATCCAGATTCGCTACGGTGAAATGCTGCATCCGGATGGTCGGCTGATGACTGAGAACCTGCGGAAAGCCCGCGCGACCGACTTTTACACCTGCAACGGCGATCCCGACGGCGAAATCTACGTCCCACGGTTTACCTTTCATGGATTTCAGTTTGTCGAAGTCGCCAACTTTCCGGGCCAGCCATCGCTGGATACCGTTACCGGGCTGGTGCTGCACAGTGACACGCCGTTGACCAGCGAGTTTGAGTGCAGCGACCCAATGGTCAATCAGCTCTTCAAAAACGTCGTTTGGACGCAGCGTTCCAATTTCCTGGATCTGCCCACGGACTGCCCGCAGCGTGACGAGCGGATGGGTTGGACCGGTGACGCACAGGCTTACGTGGCGACCGCGGCCTACAATGCGGACATCGGTGCGTTTTATACAAAGTGGTTGCGCGAGTTGATGGAATCGCAGCGTCCCAGCGGTGCGTTCCCCGGCTACGCGCCGTTTCCGTTCCAGCATGGCTGGGATTTCGGTACGGCCTGGGCGGATGCGGGTGTCATTTGTCCGTGGACGATCTGGCAGTTCTACGGCGACACACGAGTGATCGATGATTGTTGGCAGCCGATGACACGGTTCATGCGTTGGCGCAAGCGAACCAGCGTCGGCGATCTTGGCATCACGCACGGAAACGCCTGGGGCGATTGGCTTGCCCAAGGTGCCGAAACGCCGCTCGACTATATCGACACGATTTATTATGCGATTTCCGCCCGGATGATGTCCGAGATGGCCGACGCCACGGGAAGACAGTCCGAGGCACAAGCATACCGAACGCAGTTTGAAAAGACGAAAGCCGCCTTCCAGGCGAAGTATCTGAACGACGACGGCAGCATCAATGTCAACACGCAAACCGCTCATGCCCTTGCTTTGTTCGCCGATCTAGTCCCTCAAGATCAACGTGCGTCGACCGGACAACATCTTGCGACGATGCTTGGCGAAAATGGCAACCACATGGCAACTGGGTTTCTCGGCACCCGTCCCCTGTTGCCAGTTCTTTCGGCCTCCGGCCAGCATGACTTGGCGACGTTCCTGCTGCAATCGCGAGAGTTCCCTTCCTGGGGTTACGAAATCGCTAATGGAGCGACGACAATCTGGGAACGCTGGGACAGCTATACCAAAGAAGATGCGTTCGGCCGACACAACGCCGCGATGAATTCATTTTCTCACTATGCGTTTGGTGCGGTATGCGAATGGATGTTTGCCACCTTGGCAGGGATTCAATCGGACGGGCCGGGATTCAAAAAAATCATCATTCGCCCGACGCCACCGTCACCGGGCAGCAATGCGATGCACGAGCCGATCCACTGGGTGCGTGCTTCCTACCAGTCGATCCGAGGCACGATCCGCAGCGATTGGAAACTGGCCGATGGCCGTTTCCACCTGAGCGTTTCAGTCCCTGCCAATACAACGGCGACGGTTTACCTTCCGACCAGTGACACGGGCAGCATCACGGAGAGTGGCAACCCTCTCAAGGGACATCGACACGTGAGTGTCCTCCGCAGTGATGCCAACGTCGCCGTTCTGGTGGTCGCATCGGGCAGCTACGAGTTTTCTGCAACCAGCGGTATCGCTCCGGCATCCGTCGCACTGAAGACATCGCAGCCCAAAGACAACTCGATCAATCCCAACGGCATCGACCTGAGCGACGCGACCAAGCTGGCGTCATGGGATTTCACGAAACCGTCAGACCTGGCGAAGTGGGCGGAGCGGAAAAGTGTCGAGATCCGCCAGCGAGGCGGCAAGGCATTTTTGCTTGCCACTGGAGAGGATTCGCAGATGGCGGCAAGGCTTGGCACGCCGGCCTCGGGAAAGCTGGTCATTGAGTTGCGTGCGATGCCGGCAAGGGGCGCGACCAGTCAGTTTTTCTGGGCACAACCCGGACGAGGTTTCAACGGCCAGCAACAAAGCAAACGGACGCTTCGAGAATCCGATCAGCTGAACGCCTACTTGTTTTTGATTCCCGGAGAACAGCGCGTCGGCAAAATTCGTTTCGATCCATTCGCAACCTATGACCGGTACGCCGACGTTGGCGAAATGCTGATCGAATCAATCTCTGTCTATCAGCTCGCACAGTGA
- a CDS encoding DUF3592 domain-containing protein → MSRTAESSAAKPILWCLIFVGAWFAVSGLASFVVQWRASRWPTVEGAIRRAEVVPGKDYYFVRLEYAFTVDGVEYTSDDVYLNSGIGGISVASETMGAKTQASAERLRENYPVGKSVKVYYQPQNPSRSALVIETTGILVIGLFGLVLAAIAFVPLKFPKLFQSTRERVDSDDRDRWDSVPVIYNAAVFDRLQEKFGKDDTASSFHSGSILDASEIELVHWQPGDRVQWKRCDGGLLSRAPVYLTCIDWQQQRLVVGNEGETESIPFSEINELRLGGLREKRSSGGKNSQRYEAWDVWLDVIVGARRIRLASQGDYRDPDRAFCQALRPAAPLAVSLGRQLRWVGFDGHTTYRPPRFVPGIEIADLERRDADQTVHRTEATDDALSIDAETPSDQNLAMVQNQWRPLYKPPKTKISMQRSDDFLHVALPRQFRSSDLQGLGVAVLVGGFIAMISPAAFRDPEPGPRIFVGVLCLIPLTVLIYAITRWAKSGVIDVTGNRLAVTVRGLLRSKRRQWSIGELLTVSVVPCGQERSGLPIEELVVISVDGTYERYFKRFSNRELAWIAGSIRQFLAFPEPPAITQTDPDKAVLEISRGLIQSQQQVMEDALQEMKRQARRVHEGLEQRDAILQTDDVETVMPDIADEIVDRFDRASRAPTDAVRAEFGLIDFDVWDPGNLIRYRNTTLDPKENLTHALISGVGYAFVLLFVVPFAIPILGAIVLIPIDLMGSRRWHFVVTDMMAFGGGLLYWIATLSLLTVAWTYLKLAAGFAPREIELDWKHRRLTIRDGRGEQSYSFQEIRRLNLREARRPSAKKNYSLFRVEAQLPGRSVILLEADEADEIVGLAVPEMPSQQRVRLLAEEIASHLDVGIDQAEPVTDRFNAVGYPGEAQLTDVFRLWRNVGGRTRLQIFLALAAILLFWIFRIVRSYQANADVG, encoded by the coding sequence ATGAGCCGAACCGCCGAATCGTCCGCCGCCAAACCAATTCTGTGGTGCCTGATCTTTGTCGGAGCGTGGTTTGCGGTTTCCGGCTTGGCGTCGTTTGTGGTGCAATGGAGAGCGTCCAGATGGCCGACGGTGGAAGGGGCGATTCGCCGCGCCGAAGTGGTCCCCGGAAAGGACTACTACTTTGTTCGGCTGGAATATGCATTCACCGTCGACGGTGTGGAGTACACCAGTGACGACGTCTATTTGAATTCTGGCATCGGCGGTATCTCGGTCGCCAGCGAAACGATGGGGGCGAAAACGCAAGCCTCCGCGGAGAGGCTCCGCGAGAACTACCCGGTCGGCAAGTCGGTGAAGGTCTACTATCAGCCCCAGAATCCCAGCCGCTCGGCATTGGTGATCGAAACGACCGGGATTCTGGTGATCGGCTTGTTCGGGTTGGTCCTCGCGGCGATCGCCTTCGTGCCGCTCAAGTTTCCCAAGCTGTTTCAATCGACGCGCGAGCGAGTCGACAGTGACGACCGGGATCGCTGGGATTCTGTTCCCGTTATCTACAACGCGGCTGTGTTCGATCGGCTCCAAGAGAAATTTGGAAAGGACGATACGGCGAGTTCATTCCATTCGGGATCGATCCTGGATGCGTCGGAAATCGAACTCGTCCATTGGCAACCAGGCGATCGCGTGCAATGGAAGCGTTGTGATGGCGGCCTGCTCTCGCGCGCGCCCGTCTACCTGACGTGCATCGATTGGCAACAGCAAAGGTTGGTGGTTGGAAACGAGGGCGAAACCGAGTCGATTCCGTTTTCTGAGATCAACGAACTGCGTCTCGGTGGACTACGTGAAAAACGCAGCAGCGGTGGCAAGAATTCACAACGCTACGAAGCTTGGGATGTGTGGCTGGATGTGATCGTCGGTGCCCGACGGATCCGATTGGCCAGCCAAGGCGATTATCGTGATCCCGATCGGGCGTTTTGCCAAGCGTTGCGGCCGGCGGCGCCACTGGCGGTCAGCTTGGGCCGACAACTGCGTTGGGTGGGGTTCGACGGCCATACAACGTATCGACCGCCCCGATTCGTCCCGGGGATTGAGATCGCCGACCTGGAACGGCGCGACGCGGACCAGACGGTTCATCGCACCGAAGCAACGGACGATGCGTTGTCCATCGACGCGGAAACGCCCAGTGATCAGAATCTGGCGATGGTGCAAAACCAATGGCGACCATTGTACAAGCCGCCCAAGACGAAGATCTCCATGCAGCGTTCGGATGACTTTCTTCATGTCGCGTTGCCGCGGCAGTTTCGATCTTCTGACCTGCAAGGTTTGGGTGTGGCCGTGCTGGTGGGCGGATTCATTGCGATGATTTCTCCGGCCGCATTTCGCGATCCCGAACCGGGCCCGCGAATCTTTGTCGGCGTGTTGTGTCTGATTCCCCTGACCGTGCTGATTTATGCGATCACCCGATGGGCGAAATCGGGGGTGATTGACGTGACAGGAAATCGACTGGCCGTCACCGTGCGGGGGCTGTTGCGATCCAAACGCCGTCAGTGGTCAATCGGTGAGCTCTTGACGGTCAGCGTCGTTCCCTGCGGCCAAGAGCGAAGTGGATTGCCGATCGAAGAGTTGGTGGTCATCTCCGTCGACGGAACCTACGAGCGTTACTTCAAGCGATTCAGCAATCGTGAACTCGCGTGGATCGCGGGTTCCATCCGTCAGTTTCTCGCCTTCCCCGAGCCGCCCGCGATCACGCAGACCGATCCAGACAAAGCGGTGCTGGAAATCTCGCGCGGGTTGATCCAATCCCAGCAGCAGGTGATGGAAGACGCGCTGCAGGAAATGAAACGCCAGGCCCGCCGTGTCCACGAAGGACTTGAGCAGCGCGATGCGATCCTTCAGACCGATGACGTCGAAACGGTGATGCCGGACATCGCCGATGAGATCGTGGACCGATTCGATCGGGCGTCGCGCGCTCCAACGGACGCCGTTCGCGCCGAGTTCGGTCTGATCGATTTTGACGTTTGGGATCCGGGAAATTTGATTCGGTACCGAAACACCACCCTGGATCCGAAGGAGAATCTCACCCATGCGCTGATCAGCGGTGTGGGATATGCGTTCGTTTTGCTGTTCGTCGTTCCCTTTGCGATCCCGATCCTGGGGGCGATTGTGTTGATCCCGATCGACCTGATGGGGTCAAGGCGATGGCATTTCGTGGTCACCGACATGATGGCGTTCGGCGGCGGGCTGCTGTATTGGATCGCCACGCTGTCATTGCTGACGGTCGCCTGGACCTATCTGAAACTGGCTGCCGGATTCGCGCCACGAGAAATCGAATTGGACTGGAAACATCGACGATTGACGATTCGAGACGGGCGCGGCGAGCAGAGTTACAGTTTCCAAGAGATTCGACGACTGAACCTGCGCGAGGCTCGACGTCCCAGCGCGAAGAAAAACTACTCGCTGTTTCGCGTGGAAGCGCAGTTGCCCGGACGCTCGGTGATTTTGTTGGAGGCGGATGAAGCGGATGAAATCGTCGGATTGGCGGTGCCGGAGATGCCATCGCAACAGCGCGTGCGGCTGTTGGCAGAAGAGATCGCGTCACACCTGGACGTCGGCATCGATCAAGCAGAACCGGTGACGGACCGATTCAATGCCGTCGGCTATCCCGGCGAGGCACAGCTGACGGATGTTTTTCGTCTGTGGCGAAACGTCGGTGGGCGCACGCGATTACAAATCTTCCTTGCCCTCGCGGCGATCCTGCTGTTCTGGATCTTTCGGATCGTGCGCAGCTATCAGGCCAATGCGGATGTCGGGTGA
- a CDS encoding purine-cytosine permease family protein: protein MSEETSNSGGEFEREPVPDSALLGSGKFWGMYAGEHAAGTEFMIGPLFLAAGASLSDLILGLLLGNMLAVLTWRFLVVPIAMAKRMTLYYQLERIAGGSLVKFYNLVNGLLFCFLAGAMVTVSASAVGVPFGITFDVPANMFGMSNPSFTVLVAIVGVVIATVAAGGYERVARVANIAAPWMIAVFAACGIVSLGQMDATSMAALSEGQFWSDAIAFVQEKNGPQTFGFWQIVVFAWLCNGAMHFGMADLSIFRFAKSKASGWAPAIGMFLGHYMAWISAGLLLAALIKLQPSLALGADGKVTANPGLLAFQSLGWAGIICVVIAGWTTANPTIYRAGLAFQGILPNSSRTAMTLVAGAVATIAGAFPNLSAKLLDFVGTYGTVLGPMGGVIFVDFYLMKKFGLQNEYATHSGTKINLAVMIAWLLPVAVGLYLIFQQGVFAAYAVIPCWIACGALYIVLSKFTQKASSDSQATASS from the coding sequence ATGAGCGAAGAAACTTCAAATTCGGGCGGAGAATTTGAACGCGAACCGGTGCCGGATTCGGCATTACTGGGGAGCGGCAAGTTTTGGGGGATGTATGCGGGCGAACACGCCGCGGGAACGGAGTTCATGATCGGACCGCTGTTTCTGGCGGCCGGGGCAAGTTTGTCCGACCTGATTCTCGGACTGCTACTGGGCAACATGCTGGCGGTGTTGACGTGGCGATTCCTGGTCGTGCCGATTGCGATGGCGAAACGGATGACGTTGTACTACCAACTGGAACGCATCGCCGGTGGTTCGCTGGTCAAGTTTTACAACCTGGTCAATGGCCTGCTGTTTTGCTTTCTTGCCGGTGCGATGGTCACCGTCTCGGCGTCCGCGGTGGGAGTCCCCTTCGGCATCACCTTTGATGTTCCGGCGAACATGTTCGGCATGAGCAATCCGTCGTTCACGGTGCTGGTGGCGATTGTTGGTGTGGTCATCGCGACGGTTGCAGCCGGTGGCTACGAGCGTGTCGCTCGGGTCGCCAATATCGCCGCACCTTGGATGATCGCGGTGTTTGCCGCTTGCGGAATTGTGTCGCTCGGGCAGATGGACGCAACCAGCATGGCCGCGCTTTCGGAAGGCCAGTTCTGGTCCGACGCGATCGCTTTCGTGCAGGAAAAGAACGGGCCACAAACGTTCGGTTTTTGGCAGATCGTTGTGTTCGCTTGGCTGTGCAACGGAGCGATGCACTTCGGGATGGCGGATCTGTCCATCTTCCGATTCGCAAAATCCAAGGCATCGGGCTGGGCACCTGCCATCGGAATGTTCCTGGGCCACTACATGGCCTGGATCTCTGCCGGGTTGTTGTTGGCGGCCCTGATCAAACTTCAACCCAGCCTGGCACTCGGTGCCGACGGCAAGGTCACCGCAAACCCCGGCCTGCTGGCGTTTCAATCACTCGGCTGGGCCGGCATCATCTGCGTCGTGATCGCCGGTTGGACGACCGCTAACCCGACGATCTATCGCGCCGGACTTGCCTTCCAAGGCATCTTGCCGAACAGTTCGCGGACCGCGATGACGTTGGTTGCGGGGGCGGTTGCCACGATTGCGGGTGCCTTTCCCAATCTGTCGGCGAAGCTGCTTGATTTCGTGGGCACCTACGGAACCGTGCTCGGTCCGATGGGAGGGGTGATCTTCGTCGACTTTTATCTGATGAAAAAGTTTGGTCTGCAAAACGAGTACGCCACCCACAGCGGAACGAAAATCAACCTTGCCGTGATGATCGCGTGGCTGCTTCCCGTCGCAGTTGGTCTGTATCTGATTTTTCAGCAGGGCGTGTTTGCCGCTTACGCGGTGATTCCCTGCTGGATCGCTTGCGGAGCGCTGTACATCGTTCTCAGTAAGTTCACGCAGAAAGCATCGAGTGATTCTCAAGCAACCGCATCCTCTTAA
- a CDS encoding GxxExxY protein, which translates to MSWGNINALCDIVRETSFAIHKYHRNGHLEKVYENALVNRLGKQGLKVRQQHPLTVYDEDGTVLGEYFADLFIEDCLIVELKACKATTDEHVAQILGYLKSSRIETGLLINFGAAKLQVKKYLMTVDFL; encoded by the coding sequence ATGAGCTGGGGAAATATTAACGCACTGTGTGACATTGTCAGAGAAACAAGCTTTGCGATTCATAAGTACCACCGAAACGGTCACCTCGAAAAGGTTTATGAGAATGCGTTGGTTAATCGGCTTGGCAAGCAAGGTTTGAAGGTGCGGCAGCAGCATCCATTGACGGTTTACGATGAAGACGGAACGGTCCTGGGTGAATATTTCGCCGATCTATTCATAGAAGACTGCCTCATCGTCGAGCTCAAAGCATGCAAAGCGACGACCGACGAACACGTCGCGCAGATTCTTGGCTACCTTAAATCGTCCAGAATCGAAACCGGCCTACTGATCAATTTTGGTGCAGCAAAACTACAGGTGAAAAAGTATTTAATGACTGTTGATTTCCTTTAA
- a CDS encoding L-rhamnose isomerase has translation MSDATKVAAAFELASEQYQALGVDVQAALQRLAEISISVHCWQGDDVAGFEGDAGSLGDGLAVTGNYPGRARTADELRGDLELAYSLIPGKHRLNLHAIYGEFNGPVDRDEIDVEHFQGWIDWTGDRGIKLDFNPSYFSHPKASDGFTLAHRDAGIRQFWIDHGIACRKIAAAMGAAQSNACVNNFWVPDGFKDTPASRKAPRERLAASLDAIFAEDLPRDQTLDAVECKLFGIGSESYVVGSHEFYMGYAISRDKVLCLDAGHFHPTEVISDKISSALMYVPELLLHVSRGVRWDSDHVVTYNDELQAIMQEIVRGDYLSRVHIGLDFFDASINRVAAWAIGTRNALKALLAALLEPTETLQQLERDGDLTARLALMEEQKTMPLGAVWDHYCESMGVPVGAEWLEKVRQYETAVTSRRSQESVAG, from the coding sequence ATGAGCGATGCGACGAAGGTTGCTGCCGCGTTCGAGTTGGCGTCGGAGCAGTACCAGGCTCTCGGAGTTGACGTGCAAGCTGCACTCCAACGACTTGCAGAAATCTCGATTTCAGTTCACTGCTGGCAAGGTGATGATGTCGCCGGTTTCGAAGGTGATGCGGGATCGCTCGGCGATGGGCTGGCCGTTACCGGAAACTATCCCGGCCGCGCCCGAACGGCCGATGAGTTGCGTGGCGACCTGGAACTCGCCTACTCCTTGATCCCCGGAAAACACCGCTTGAATTTGCACGCGATCTACGGGGAATTCAACGGGCCGGTGGATCGTGATGAAATCGATGTCGAACACTTCCAAGGCTGGATCGATTGGACGGGCGACCGCGGCATCAAACTGGACTTCAACCCGAGCTACTTCTCACATCCCAAAGCATCGGACGGATTCACGTTGGCGCATCGGGATGCCGGGATTCGCCAGTTCTGGATCGATCATGGAATCGCTTGTCGCAAGATCGCGGCGGCAATGGGAGCAGCGCAAAGCAATGCCTGCGTCAACAACTTTTGGGTGCCAGACGGTTTCAAAGATACCCCCGCCAGTCGAAAAGCGCCACGGGAACGATTGGCGGCATCGCTCGACGCGATCTTTGCCGAAGACCTGCCACGAGACCAAACATTGGACGCGGTCGAATGTAAGCTGTTCGGGATCGGAAGTGAGAGTTACGTCGTCGGTTCGCACGAGTTCTACATGGGCTATGCCATTTCGCGGGACAAAGTGCTGTGCTTGGATGCGGGGCACTTTCATCCGACCGAAGTCATCTCGGACAAAATTTCCTCAGCGTTGATGTATGTGCCCGAGTTGTTGCTGCACGTCAGCCGTGGAGTGCGATGGGACAGCGATCACGTCGTCACCTACAACGATGAACTGCAGGCGATCATGCAGGAAATCGTTCGCGGCGATTATCTCAGCAGGGTCCACATTGGATTAGATTTCTTTGATGCCAGTATCAACCGTGTCGCCGCTTGGGCGATCGGCACTCGCAATGCGCTCAAAGCCCTGCTTGCGGCGCTGCTTGAACCGACCGAGACGCTTCAGCAGTTGGAGCGAGACGGCGACTTGACCGCTCGGCTGGCGTTGATGGAAGAACAGAAGACGATGCCACTGGGAGCGGTTTGGGACCACTACTGTGAGTCAATGGGCGTTCCCGTTGGTGCGGAGTGGCTTGAAAAGGTTCGGCAATACGAAACCGCGGTCACGTCTCGTCGTAGCCAAGAATCGGTTGCGGGATAA